CACGTGGAAAAAGAAGAAAGTAAGCCACTGAAAATACATTACAGGATAGGCCTTCCCCAttgacatttaattttttttgtgattCTGCTGGATTTGAAAGCTTAAATTAAATTGATTCAATTGAAAATAAGTGGATTGGCataatgtatatataaaataCCTCAACTTGGACAACAATTCCCAATTTCAACTGAATCAAATAGATGCAATCATACAGACGACCAGTTGCACATAGCAGTCTCGTTAGATAAGtatatcactttttttttcctctttttcttcatcTGAAAAAGGCTGACAACAAGGTAGTGAGGATTAGCTCTTAGGACAATGACCCAAAAAGAGCTTCCAGAAGCACTTCTAAGAGAATGTCTCAAACACCATCTAATTTTATCTCACGGCAGCCCTTCAGGGTAGGGAGAATAATGCATGACAAGCCCCACTTTGAAGTCAGAAAATCAAAAGCAGAGAGCTTCACATTTTGCCAGAGGCTAAGAAGGCAGTCAGTGTCAGCAGTGGGATCAGGATTCAAGAGTCACAGTCTACAAACTCTGTGCTTAGCTACACTCCTATATGGGCATGACACTGACTTGCACCACCAGCCCACTTCTCCAGCAGAGACATGAAAAAATTTCTTTGGTTTCatggtttaaaaatatttaaaagttgcTACATTGACACAAAGATTCATTTGGTGCTGTTTTTAATTAGTGAAGTAATGACATTCATACTTTCAAGTGGTAGTATTAATAGTTTGTTCATGTAAAGTACCTTTTAATGTGTCTGAAAGCATACAATCTCCATAGTACTACGGGAGATTAAAATGGAGGTTTTTGGCCAGTAAAGACCTTCTTTGTTGCCTTCACTTTTTCTTTCTGAACCAGTCTCATAAGTTCTAAGCATGGGCTTTAAATGGCTTCTCTTACTGGTCAAACATACTGACTGCAAGTGACAGATATTCAAAGATTTGATCCCAAATTAGGCCTACCAAAGAtcaacagattttaaaaaattttattttgaagCAAGCTTGCAAAGTCAGCCAGACCAGTATCAAAAGGCAACATGCAGACACAAGTAGAAGAGCATTTGCTGGCAAAGGGACCTGTCCTTGATGGACTTATTTCAAGTTCTTAAAGACACCAGCAGCCTTGGCAAAGTGGTATACCTTTGCTCATGGACCCAACTATCACTGCTCATCCTAGTTAAGAATCTACTTCCTCAAGCAACCAACCTTCATTCTTTTAGTGATGGGACTTTTACTTCACATTTTCAGGAGGAAGACACACTGGAAGGCAGCTACTGAAGCAATATAACTAGATGGCTGGACATGAGTGACAAACTAAAAATGAAGCTACTCTTAGAAGCCACACTCTGTTCAGGCAGAGGTTTTCACCTCATACAAGTTTCAAACCTTCTTTTGAAGATGAGAAGCCACATCTGCTTTTACCATGCATGTTTTGATAAAATGCGGAAGCATATCCAGATGCGTTTTTCAAGCCATCTGACCTAAGACACAGATTATCAGCTGGATGTCCAGGAAGAGAATTATTCTTGCCCTCAGATTAACCACACTCTGACTGCCCTGAAAATTCACTGGACACAGTCAGTAGGATGCAATGGCAACTCATGTGACCACAAGACTTTGGATGTAGGCAGTAGCACCTACAGCAACTGCAAGTGGAGGTGATGCTCAGCATATCATATAGTGACTGACTAGTCAAGACCTTAATCCTGAGCTCAGCCTAAGTTTATCTCCCTTGATTTGCACCAGGCAACGTATGAACACAGTGCCACTACACTCAATGTGAAACATCTTTTCTCCATTATTGCAATTCAATTACACAGTTTGCAACCAAGATTAATGATGGCACTTCAAGTCCACTCAAACAAATGTGTGACAATtaaagggaagaacaggaactttcGGCCTCTAAGAAACTTTAGTGGAAGTCATGCTCGTATTGATGTAAACAGCATTACATTAGTCCTATGTGTTTCCTGAGCACAATCTTCTTGGTCTGATGATTGTGTATGTATTTGCAGAGTCAATAGATTTACCAGTTAAAATGCCAGAATGTCCTAAAAGGCTGCAACCACCCTTTAGCTATTTAGTGTAATTATTTATCTTTTTATATCCACAACATGcatgtgtatatacacacacacattcacGGGCTAGCAAATGCCCTCCTATTTACAAAAAATACTTACATATTCAGTCTCTTGTTTGGATTCAGAAGAGAAATTCAACGTATCCGTACTCTGTGAATCATATTCGACTTTATAGCGTTGTGTATCTTTGGCTTGCACTTTCCTGATGATATCTATTTTGATGTGTGGTGGATGTGACTTGGAATCTGGCACCCTGTGAGAGTTTGGAATGGCCTGATTTTCTATGCTGCTGTCTTCTTCTGAATCACTGAAATTTCCTTCAAAAAGAACAAATGCAGAAGAAACAATGTTACTTGGCTGCCAGCTTGGTGCCTGCAAGGGCATAGaaacatagaatcacagaatatcctgagttggaagagacccacaaggctcctccagtccaactcctggccctgcaaaggACAGCACCAAGAATCAAAACATGTGCCTGACAGTattgtccaaatgtttcttgaaTGCTGTCAGTCTTGCTGGTGAGACCACTTCCCTGCAGAGCCCATCCATCCTCTGAGTGAAGAACCTTTTCTTAATATCTAACCTTTACCTCctctgacacagcttcatgccaTTCCCTCAGATCCTATCACTGGTCACAAGCAAGAAGATATTACTGCTTGCATTTCTGCCTCCTCCTGTAAGGAAGCTGTAGAGCACAATGAGGTCTCTCCTCAAACAAGCCACTAGATTAGGCTATgtgtttaattttcctttttacaAAATAGCAATATACAAAAAAGATGAACTATGTAGCATTTCCCATGTGTCAGCACCTTTGTTGCCACGCGCTAAGTTGTGTAAGTGAAGCATTCTCATGCTCAGCGCGGCCTCGCAAAGTGCCCAGCTGCACCGCCTGTGTAGGCTGCAGCCACGGCCGCAGGCCCGGGAGCCACGGCCGCAGGCCCGGGAGCCACGGCCGCAGGCCCGGGAGCCACGGCCGCAGGCCCGGGAGCCACGGCCGCAGGCCCGGGAGCCACGGCCGCAGGCCCGGGAGCCACGGCGGCGCGGGCCCCTGACTGCCGCTGCAGTGCCGCCCGCCGGCGGCAGGGGGCAGGCCTGCGCCACACGAGGGAAGCCCGCCGCAAGCCCAGCGGCGCGGATCCCTCCCCTCCGCTACTGCTGACTTCATCAACTCCAGATAAACGCGGCCGGCTTCGGGCAGTCACGGGCTGCAGCGTGGCTCTGCCTCTCCCAGGGccgtaattttcttttcttttttttttttttttttaagaagttaATACTACAACACTAGATCACTGAGTTTCCTGGTTCTAATTAGACTGTTTTTCCTTACTTTATTCAATACACAgaatggggaagaaaaagaacAGCACACTTTCTTTTCTctgctattaaaataaaaaacaacatcTTGGTGtacaaaacacattttaaatgtAATGGACAAAAACCATCATTCATTCTGTAGGGGTTCCAAGGACAAACCCTGTTTTCATCTTGAGCTTCAAAGTATCTTCTCTTCAAACTACCATCCACAACAAGTCAGAAGAAGCACATTTTTCTAACATACTCCCTAAGTTCAGCATTCCTGTACCTTCTAAGATATCTGTTTATGCTGCATTCTAGTTGCTGTCTTAGCTGCTGACcacggttttttttttttttttaaggaaatccTATTGGGAATGCACAATGATAACATCGagtaaaattataaattatactAAAATTATACTTGATgactcactaaaaaaaaaaaaaatcacaaaaactgAGAAACTCAGTACTAAAAGTCCATGTTCACATAGATTGTTAATGCTAAATATTTCTACATAGGGAGTGCAGtggcactgccaaaacacaggaaagggagaaggaaCATAAGAGGAAGAGGGTTCTGAGTTAACATTTTGGTACTGGTGGTTTTAGCACAAGCCACTGCTGGCAATGGACATAATTGGCCAGGAAAATCCAAATCACAGTGCAAATGGATTAAGGAAGTTTAAGTACTAAGTCCAAATTTCCTGGTTTTTGTGGGTTTAACTCAGACTCTCAGCGGTATTTGAACATATTTTTGGTGGTTTAGTGTCTTGTTCTGAAACAGCACTATTTTTCCCCCACATTCTAAATGAAATTTTCAAGAAATGAGCCACTAAAATGTTATAAACCTGAATCTAGGTTTTCTGCAATCAGTCCAGTTCATTAGTTTTTCTCTTCTTCCAAAAAATAAGTAGAAAATATTCTTAACATGCGTTGAGTATCCATGACCATGTCTGGTCATTTCAGTTCAGAAAGGCCACTATAGCTCAATAGCACTTCTTACACTTCAGATTAAAACAGTCATATTGCCACATTCTAAACTGTAAAGCATATTTTATTAACTCAGTTTCACAAAACTTGGTGCCATGCTAGCTTTACATCCTCATAAGAGAAACAGAACTGCCATGAGAGTTACCCATTCTCTTTTAAGAGATTAAGAGTTGCAAATGCACACTACTATTCAACACTTGTGTCCAAAACAACAACTGGAAAGTCAGTGGCCTACTACAGTTTCTGTTATAATGCTACTGTAATATACTCTGCCCTATACAAACTTCTAGCAATTTCCGTGAACTAGGAAGGACTAGCAGATTAGCACATGATGCAGGACCTAGCTGCATGTAAAGGAAATTACGTGATTCTTCTCAGAGGGGTGTATACCACAGAGTGTTGGCTTGAGAGCTGGGAGTGGAGCGGTCCTCATGAGGAAGTGGGCACTATGTGTCATATAGATTCTTTCTTGCACACCAGGTCTGCAAGCTTCACTCCCTGAATGTGAACTGTAAGGCTCCTACCATGCACTTTTTAAGGAATCAAAAGCTCCTACTAATTTCAAAATCAGAGTTCTTCCTCAGCCAAGAACACAGAAATAAGAATTCAGCTGAAAATAGAAAGATTTTCAACTAATTACAACTCTGTCTTCCCCTTTCTCTAACAGTCAATGTTGAAAGCACTACCCCTAGATTAAATACCATCAAGTCCTAAGTACCGAGAAGATGATTCTTGTTTCCAGTGTTACTCCAAGGATGAACAGGGAGCCAAGCTCACATGATGAAGGAAGCTACTAGTTGTTCCAAGGAGATTAAAAATATCAGTTAATACCTCCAAACTCTCATTCAAATTGTCACAGCTTGGAAGCAGCACATAAATAATTATAATAAGgcattattctattctattgttCTAACAGGCAGTTAACTGGAGTATTGGTGCCACTTTCTCAGCTAAGGAATGGCTAGTCAAAGAGTCCCTACAACCTGGCAGAAAATCTTCCAGCTTTTTAAAAATGCCAACAGTGGAAAGCCTTTTGACACACTTTTCTATTAAACAAATGTTAATATACTCGCTGTTGGTTAGCAAAGAATTTAATTAAATGCTTGCATAGAGGGACTGTTCTCTCTCGATTTGAATCCCAAATTTCCTTAAGTTTTAAAATATGTATGCTAACAGAAATTTTTTCAACCATCCCTTCCTTTTCAAACAAAACCCATTCTGTGAACATCTCGCTTACAAGACATAGAAGAGGTACAAGAAATCTTCGTTTGACCAAGGATTTATTTGCagtacagacaaaaaaaaaaccaactgtgCACTGTGCACAAACGCTTTGTTCTGAATAACCACTTTTCCAGGCCAAAGGGATATTTAATTTTGTCTTCTGGATTTTTGTCTTCTCCTCTCTGTGCTTAGACTTCCCTGACTTACCCACGCTGCAGTGCAGCAGTTAGACGACACTCTATAGAGTTTTTTTGCTCACTCTGTTTCCAGGTACACCGGGGACAAACGGCAAAGATTCCACCCTCTCTCTCCATCCAGGCTCTGTAGCCTGCCAGACCCATGCACCGCAGAAGCCACCTACAATCCCTCCCccactctctctcttttttttttttaaattaaaaaaaaaaaaaaaaaaagaaaaaagaaagaaaaagcagctCCGTCTCTTTTGTGAGGAGCTAGTTCTCAGCATCGGCGTTGAAGAAAACCAGTATGTACATAAATAAGTTATAAGAGGCAAATTGCCCTTTCCTTCGGCCAAAGCACGGCTCCTTCCTTCCAAACGATCCAGGCTCGGCTACGTGGCTGCCGGCAGAGCCCCCCGCCcccgggccggcagcgagcgAGGGCCGTTTCCGGAGACAGAGCTCTGCCGCGAGCTCGCCCACGCCTCCCCGCTCATGCTGCTCTCTTTGTaacttaaaacaaaagaaaacgacacacacgcacacacaaaacaaaaacaaaacaaaaccaaacaaaaacgcacaaacaaaaaaaaaaaaaaacaaaaaaaaaccatccCAGCAAGAAAGCAGGTAAGAGGGAGAGCGGCGCGCAGGAAAGCCACCCCTTCGCTTCCCCACCCCGGCCGCAGCCCCTTACCTGCAGCGTGCGGTCCCGGCAGCAGGAAGGCCCGCAGTTTGCTGCCCGCCGTAGCGTTGGTGCAGAGCCCGCGGCCCTCGAGCAGCGCCTGCAGCGGCCGCGCCTCTTCCCGTCGCGGCTGGCAGCTGAGACCCGCGCCGCAGCGTTCCGTGTAGATGCCGCAGGGTTGCCCCGGGCGCAGGGCGCAGGTGAGGCAGCAGCCGCAGCCCGGCTCCCGCACCCGTTCGGCGCAGTCGGGTTGCAGGGGCTTGCACTGCTGCAGCGCCCGCGCGTCGCAAGGCTCGCAGCGGACCACCGGCCccgccagcgccgccgccgcccgccggacCAGCAGCGCCAGTGCCGCCGCCGCCACTGCCCACAGCACGCCGGGCCGCGGCACCATAGCAACCGGCGGAGGGGGCCGCCGGGAGCCGCCCCCGCGCGGGCCCAGGACGGGCAGAATCCCGCGCGGGCGATCACACGCCGCTGCGGGCCGAGGGAGCGGAGAGCCCGAGCCGCCTCCGAGGCGAGCGGAGCCGCCGAGCGCTCGCAAGCCTGCCCGCGTGAGGAGGCAGGGAGCCGCGCTGCCGGCACTCGCACGCCGGCCCTCTCTGCAGTCGCTTGCCCGTAGTCACATCAAGGCAGCAAAAGCTCTCTAGCAACAAaagcaactttttctttctcttctcccccctcctccctgcagagCGCTTGAATTACTCGGCTCGACAGtaacttttctctttttttgccaCACACAGCacttagaaaaaaaaaggaaaaaaaacctttgcaaaagttaaattaaaaaaaaaaaaaaagaaaaaaaaaagctgagccCAGACGGTCAGAAGAAAATTTAGAATTTAGTCCAAAAACATT
The sequence above is drawn from the Melospiza melodia melodia isolate bMelMel2 chromosome 1, bMelMel2.pri, whole genome shotgun sequence genome and encodes:
- the IGFBP3 gene encoding insulin-like growth factor-binding protein 3 — its product is MVPRPGVLWAVAAAALALLVRRAAAALAGPVVRCEPCDARALQQCKPLQPDCAERVREPGCGCCLTCALRPGQPCGIYTERCGAGLSCQPRREEARPLQALLEGRGLCTNATAGSKLRAFLLPGPHAAGNFSDSEEDSSIENQAIPNSHRVPDSKSHPPHIKIDIIRKVQAKDTQRYKVEYDSQSTDTLNFSSESKQETEYGPCRREMEDTLNHLKILNVLSPRGFHIPNCDKKGFYKKKQCRPSKGRKRGYCWCVDKYGQPLPGYDGKGKGDVHCYNLESK